The Leptospira levettii genome has a segment encoding these proteins:
- a CDS encoding flagellar biosynthetic protein FliO, whose protein sequence is MKRRSGKVMYFSILLLFSFIPVFSQNTETKELDQILRQELGESKSKPGSPDNGSNVNSGSNLDTNNQSNGKQGSGFGASANTNQSAEGKKQEEPNLIQERYNENQDDSPSATWILVKILFVLAILVGAGYYLVLQMQKSKSAKYPVKGFMKVLSSLPLSATQSVQIIEVGGRTLVLGVADGSVSLLTEVTAPDEKNQIQKMKEEADPYVPNFLETVLESLQSKAQRKIRINPNQMEGLEMDGAAEIQRKAKEGLERLRKHRKLLEGGEA, encoded by the coding sequence ATGAAAAGACGAAGTGGGAAAGTTATGTACTTTTCTATACTCTTACTTTTTTCTTTTATCCCAGTGTTTTCTCAAAATACAGAAACCAAAGAATTAGATCAGATTTTACGCCAAGAATTAGGTGAATCCAAATCTAAACCAGGATCACCAGATAATGGTTCGAATGTAAATTCAGGTTCTAATTTAGACACAAACAACCAATCAAATGGGAAACAAGGGAGTGGATTCGGTGCTTCGGCAAACACAAATCAGTCGGCCGAAGGGAAAAAACAAGAAGAACCCAATTTAATCCAAGAACGTTATAATGAAAACCAAGATGATTCCCCTTCAGCTACTTGGATATTAGTTAAGATCTTATTTGTACTCGCGATACTCGTCGGTGCTGGTTATTATTTGGTTTTGCAAATGCAAAAATCAAAATCGGCAAAATACCCCGTAAAAGGGTTTATGAAGGTACTTTCGAGTTTACCTTTGTCTGCTACACAATCGGTTCAAATCATTGAAGTAGGTGGTCGTACTCTCGTGTTAGGTGTTGCAGATGGATCGGTGAGTTTACTCACAGAAGTCACGGCACCAGATGAAAAAAACCAAATCCAAAAAATGAAAGAAGAAGCGGATCCTTATGTTCCCAACTTTTTGGAAACAGTGCTTGAAAGTTTACAATCCAAAGCACAAAGGAAAATCCGTATCAATCCAAACCAAATGGAAGGTTTGGAAATGGATGGTGCTGCCGAAATCCAAAGAAAGGCAAAAGAAGGTTTGGAACGGCTTCGCAAACACCGTAAACTTTTGGAAGGAGGAGAGGCATGA
- the fliP gene encoding flagellar type III secretion system pore protein FliP (The bacterial flagellar biogenesis protein FliP forms a type III secretion system (T3SS)-type pore required for flagellar assembly.), with the protein MKLRFFSFLKRHKSIIFLISILFLISASGFAGLLAQDKGSRIPIPNLSFNVNEARGPKETSLSLMILFLVTILSLAPAIVMSVTSFTKVVIVFDFVRRALSLQNLPPNQVMMGLALFVTFFIMAPTIGKVNEEALQPYLNGKIDQSAFMEGSMKHLRQFMIRQLGKDGTKDVALFLKIGKVQNVKSFEDVPSYVLVPAFMLSEIKKAFIIGIYIFIPFIVIDLIVASALLAMGFMMLPPVMISLPLKLILFILIDGWNLLVLELVRSYK; encoded by the coding sequence ATGAAACTTCGTTTTTTTTCCTTCTTAAAGAGACATAAATCCATTATTTTTCTCATTAGTATTTTATTTCTCATTTCTGCGAGTGGGTTCGCGGGACTTCTTGCTCAAGACAAGGGGTCAAGGATTCCCATTCCAAATCTATCATTTAACGTAAATGAGGCGAGAGGGCCAAAAGAAACCAGTTTATCGCTGATGATTCTTTTTTTGGTCACAATCCTCTCACTTGCGCCAGCGATTGTGATGAGTGTGACATCGTTTACCAAAGTTGTGATTGTATTTGATTTTGTGAGACGAGCACTTTCCTTGCAAAACCTCCCACCTAACCAAGTGATGATGGGTCTTGCTTTGTTTGTGACATTTTTTATCATGGCACCTACGATTGGGAAGGTGAATGAGGAAGCTCTGCAACCTTACTTAAATGGAAAAATTGACCAATCTGCGTTTATGGAAGGATCCATGAAACACTTACGTCAATTTATGATCAGGCAACTCGGGAAAGATGGGACTAAAGATGTGGCTCTCTTTTTAAAAATTGGCAAAGTACAAAATGTTAAATCATTTGAAGATGTTCCTTCTTATGTGCTTGTGCCTGCATTTATGCTGAGTGAAATCAAAAAAGCATTTATCATCGGTATTTATATCTTTATCCCTTTTATCGTCATCGATCTGATTGTGGCTTCTGCACTACTTGCCATGGGTTTTATGATGTTACCTCCTGTTATGATCTCCCTTCCTTTAAAACTCATTCTTTTTATCTTAATAGATGGATGGAACTTACTGGTTCTGGAACTCGTAAGGAGTTATAAATGA
- the fliQ gene encoding flagellar biosynthesis protein FliQ, translating into MTEVDVVNMMREAFIVTLKISSPILITALVVGLIVGILQTTTSIQEPTIAFVPKLVSIFAVIVFFSAWMVRVMTDYTREIFFMIEKI; encoded by the coding sequence ATGACAGAAGTAGATGTGGTCAATATGATGCGGGAAGCTTTTATCGTAACTTTGAAAATTTCAAGTCCGATCCTCATCACAGCTCTTGTGGTCGGACTCATCGTTGGGATTTTGCAAACAACTACTTCCATCCAAGAACCAACGATTGCATTCGTTCCAAAACTTGTTTCCATTTTTGCCGTGATTGTCTTTTTTTCAGCCTGGATGGTACGTGTGATGACGGACTATACCAGAGAAATCTTTTTTATGATTGAAAAGATATGA
- the fliR gene encoding flagellar biosynthetic protein FliR: MEAFILHFQSFLFVLVRLLGLFLVAPFFSSESINFSLRMIFSFMVSLIIYPVVANYMPPVPGHMVNFGIMIISEMLIGVFIGFLVSLVFSAFQMAGEFFNNQIGFGYTEILDPVTQNSLPAIGTMKNLMATALFLVIGAHRFLIETLAYSFEKIRIISFTDKVNSGLFRLIEDAIGAMFVVSFKIALPVMGILFLVSLAEGLMGKAAQQMNVMSMSFPLKVFIGTLTLIATLTFIATQMVQGIQISMDKASLLVREWPSL, encoded by the coding sequence ATGGAAGCATTCATCTTACACTTTCAATCTTTCCTTTTTGTTTTAGTAAGACTACTTGGGCTTTTCCTTGTGGCCCCATTTTTTTCATCTGAATCAATCAACTTCTCGCTTCGAATGATTTTTTCCTTTATGGTTTCTCTCATCATTTACCCTGTTGTAGCAAACTACATGCCACCTGTGCCTGGTCATATGGTCAATTTTGGGATTATGATCATTTCGGAGATGCTCATCGGAGTGTTTATTGGGTTTCTCGTCTCACTCGTGTTTAGCGCCTTTCAGATGGCTGGTGAATTTTTTAATAACCAAATTGGTTTTGGTTATACAGAGATTCTTGATCCTGTGACACAAAACTCTCTCCCTGCCATTGGAACCATGAAAAACTTAATGGCAACGGCCTTATTCCTTGTGATTGGTGCTCACCGTTTTCTGATTGAAACCCTTGCTTATTCTTTTGAAAAAATTCGTATCATCTCTTTCACAGATAAAGTGAATAGTGGGTTGTTTCGTTTGATAGAAGATGCAATCGGCGCTATGTTTGTTGTATCGTTTAAGATTGCACTTCCTGTCATGGGTATACTTTTTTTGGTCTCTCTTGCAGAAGGACTTATGGGAAAGGCGGCACAACAAATGAATGTGATGTCCATGTCTTTTCCCTTAAAAGTGTTTATCGGAACCCTCACTCTTATTGCAACCCTTACATTTATTGCCACACAAATGGTACAAGGGATCCAAATCTCCATGGACAAAGCGAGTTTACTCGTTCGTGAGTGGCCAAGTTTATGA
- a CDS encoding EscU/YscU/HrcU family type III secretion system export apparatus switch protein, protein MKPNFGFWTQFPTIPSIWHTLFRMFSSIWERFQSIRHGSVFSDNQLTLVCDEDLSFFTGPYEIQLQLFAAADEGRTEPPSERRRREEKEKGNVPKSNEVASTLVLLGGTGVLFLLGDTFIKNTAIFIKKYLPMGMHHERFGAEEFRVILSGVSKDFFNLLWPVLAITLVFAIVGNVVQVGFMFSPRALSFRFDRISPNFKRVLPNRQTLFNLVKSLAKVVLIGVISYILISGDFLKVLLTGNMGMMQAISLVTYSGFKIMMAVGLLLLGIAVADFFFQKSEFEESLKQTPSEAKREMKEDSGDPVMKNRRMQLARDMMQGNMLREVPKADVVITNPTHYSVALSYEMGRDSAPRVIAKGENRLALEIRRIARENDVPIVESPKQARLLYAQVEVGEEIPQEFFQAVVQILITLEKFKKKVGMA, encoded by the coding sequence ATGAAACCGAATTTTGGTTTTTGGACTCAGTTCCCTACGATTCCTTCAATTTGGCATACTTTGTTTCGTATGTTTTCTTCTATTTGGGAACGATTCCAGAGTATTCGGCATGGTTCTGTATTTTCAGATAACCAACTGACACTTGTTTGTGATGAAGATTTAAGCTTTTTCACAGGGCCTTATGAAATCCAACTGCAACTATTTGCAGCAGCGGATGAGGGAAGGACAGAACCTCCTAGTGAGAGAAGAAGGCGAGAAGAAAAGGAAAAAGGGAATGTCCCTAAATCCAATGAAGTTGCATCCACATTAGTTTTGTTAGGTGGGACGGGTGTTCTTTTTTTACTCGGTGACACCTTTATTAAAAACACAGCTATCTTCATTAAAAAATACTTACCTATGGGAATGCACCACGAACGATTTGGGGCAGAAGAGTTCCGTGTCATCCTTTCTGGTGTTTCCAAAGATTTTTTTAACTTATTATGGCCAGTCCTTGCGATCACCCTTGTATTTGCAATTGTGGGAAATGTAGTGCAAGTGGGATTTATGTTTTCACCAAGAGCTTTGTCCTTTCGATTTGATCGTATATCTCCCAATTTTAAACGAGTTTTACCAAATCGCCAAACATTATTCAATCTAGTAAAGTCTCTCGCAAAAGTAGTGTTAATTGGTGTAATTAGTTACATTTTGATCTCTGGAGATTTTCTAAAAGTTTTGCTCACTGGGAATATGGGGATGATGCAAGCTATCTCACTTGTTACCTATTCTGGTTTTAAGATTATGATGGCAGTTGGTCTTTTGTTACTTGGGATTGCCGTCGCCGATTTCTTTTTCCAAAAATCTGAGTTTGAAGAATCCTTAAAACAAACTCCTTCGGAAGCCAAACGAGAGATGAAAGAAGATTCTGGGGACCCTGTGATGAAAAACCGCAGGATGCAACTAGCTCGTGACATGATGCAAGGTAATATGTTACGTGAAGTTCCCAAAGCCGATGTGGTCATCACAAACCCAACTCATTATTCAGTTGCATTGTCTTATGAAATGGGTAGGGATTCTGCACCCCGTGTGATCGCAAAAGGCGAAAACCGCCTAGCATTGGAAATACGAAGGATTGCACGCGAAAACGATGTGCCCATCGTAGAAAGTCCGAAACAAGCTCGTCTTTTATATGCACAAGTTGAGGTGGGGGAAGAAATCCCACAAGAATTCTTCCAAGCAGTGGTGCAAATCCTCATCACGCTTGAGAAGTTCAAAAAAAAAGTAGGAATGGCATAA
- a CDS encoding flagellar biosynthesis protein FlhA, translated as MNFRDILKQSDVVLGVGTLMILGMLIVPLPGFVLDILIVVSIGLGLLILMTALSVTEPSEFSIFPSLLLITTLFRLALNVSTTRQILSKGPAMNSSVIEAFGTFVVGGESGLGKYVVGLIIFIILTIVQVLVITKGATRISEVAARFTLDGLPQKQMSIDMELNSGAITEAEAKVKRKKVQREVDFYGAMDGASKFVQGDVRAGLIITAINLIGGILIGSTIRGESFLASIETYGKFTIGDGLVSQIPGLLSTTATGIIVTRSSSEKKLTVEIKDQLFGNAKTLYVVAGALGMASLIPGLPFFSLLFLSGAIGYLGYSIEQVAKEEIKKIETVSQEKVQEKKPENYIKEISVEAIQVELGRDLLPLVDASSGGHLLEQIANTRKKFAIDFGLVIPAIRIIDNLEIPHDNYSIRINGVVVGQAAVKADRLMAMNNTARNLEPIVGEPFTEPAFGLKATWIDPNDKIEVENKGYSVVDPSTVIITHLKELISNYASQLLGREEVKALLEHLRQTHPTLVGELDYDKQGRLGIIQQTLQNLLAEGLSIKNLPKIMDAIANHLPRTNNPFDLAEHVRQALSRQIINDFLSPDGKLHVVTIDPRIIDRMNKSITLDETDGSKLIILPHDIRVRILESVYNELQKALDENRFLIFVVSRYLRQAFAFFLTKELPPRNFAVIASEEIHRGVPTEIASVLSLPSREEHPQEA; from the coding sequence ATGAACTTTAGAGATATTTTAAAACAATCCGATGTTGTGTTAGGTGTGGGAACCTTGATGATCCTTGGGATGTTAATTGTCCCACTTCCAGGATTTGTTTTGGATATCCTGATTGTTGTGAGTATAGGGCTTGGGCTTCTCATTCTCATGACAGCTTTATCGGTAACAGAACCGAGTGAATTTTCGATTTTCCCTAGTTTACTCCTTATCACCACACTCTTTCGTTTAGCTCTGAACGTATCGACAACTAGACAGATCCTTTCCAAAGGACCCGCTATGAATTCGAGTGTGATCGAAGCATTTGGAACGTTTGTGGTAGGTGGAGAGTCTGGACTTGGAAAGTATGTAGTAGGACTTATTATCTTTATTATCCTTACCATTGTACAGGTGTTAGTTATTACCAAAGGTGCAACTCGGATCTCGGAAGTGGCAGCAAGGTTTACACTCGATGGATTACCACAAAAACAAATGTCCATTGATATGGAACTTAACAGTGGTGCCATCACGGAAGCGGAAGCAAAGGTAAAACGAAAAAAAGTCCAACGCGAAGTGGATTTTTATGGGGCTATGGATGGAGCATCCAAGTTCGTGCAAGGGGATGTAAGAGCAGGGCTAATCATTACCGCCATCAACTTGATAGGTGGGATTCTCATTGGGTCTACCATTCGTGGGGAATCATTTTTAGCATCGATTGAAACGTATGGTAAGTTTACCATTGGAGATGGACTTGTATCCCAGATCCCAGGTTTACTTTCCACAACAGCAACAGGTATCATCGTCACAAGATCTAGTTCCGAAAAAAAACTAACCGTAGAGATCAAAGACCAACTTTTTGGAAACGCAAAAACATTATATGTAGTTGCAGGGGCACTTGGAATGGCAAGTCTCATTCCTGGTCTTCCTTTTTTCTCACTTCTCTTTTTATCTGGTGCCATTGGGTATTTAGGGTATTCGATCGAACAAGTTGCCAAAGAAGAAATCAAAAAAATCGAAACTGTATCCCAAGAGAAAGTACAAGAGAAAAAACCAGAAAATTACATCAAAGAAATTTCTGTCGAAGCCATCCAGGTAGAACTAGGTCGCGATTTACTGCCGTTAGTGGATGCTTCTTCCGGTGGGCATTTGCTTGAACAAATTGCAAATACTCGTAAAAAATTTGCCATTGATTTTGGACTTGTGATTCCAGCGATTCGGATCATTGACAATTTGGAGATCCCTCATGACAATTATAGCATTCGCATCAATGGTGTAGTGGTTGGACAAGCAGCTGTAAAAGCAGATAGGCTTATGGCGATGAACAATACCGCTCGTAATTTGGAACCAATTGTCGGTGAACCTTTCACAGAACCTGCGTTTGGTTTAAAAGCGACTTGGATTGATCCAAATGATAAAATTGAAGTGGAAAACAAAGGGTATTCAGTAGTAGATCCATCGACTGTGATCATCACTCACTTAAAAGAACTCATCTCCAATTATGCATCTCAACTTCTAGGAAGAGAAGAAGTGAAGGCACTTCTCGAACATTTACGCCAAACCCATCCTACTCTTGTGGGTGAATTGGATTATGACAAACAAGGAAGACTTGGGATCATCCAACAAACTTTACAGAATCTATTGGCAGAAGGACTTTCCATTAAGAACCTTCCTAAAATTATGGATGCGATTGCAAACCATCTCCCTCGCACAAACAATCCGTTCGATTTGGCAGAACATGTTAGGCAAGCGCTATCTCGCCAAATTATCAATGATTTCCTTTCCCCTGATGGTAAGTTACATGTGGTAACCATTGATCCAAGGATCATTGATCGTATGAACAAAAGTATCACACTTGATGAAACCGATGGAAGTAAACTCATCATCCTTCCTCATGACATCAGGGTAAGGATCTTGGAATCGGTTTATAATGAATTACAGAAAGCATTGGATGAAAATCGGTTTCTAATATTTGTTGTTTCAAGATACTTAAGGCAAGCCTTTGCATTCTTTTTGACAAAGGAACTACCTCCAAGGAACTTTGCAGTAATTGCTTCCGAAGAAATTCACAGAGGGGTTCCGACAGAAATTGCCTCGGTTTTAAGCCTTCCATCGAGAGAGGAACACCCACAAGAAGCATAG
- the dusA gene encoding tRNA dihydrouridine(20/20a) synthase DusA: MPSSVPSHRISVAPMMDWTDRHFRFFIRLISKHALLYTEMVTTGAILRGKDNHRYLGYSKEEHPIALQLGGDSPVALAECAKIGEDYGYDEINLNVGCPSDRVQSGSFGACLMKEPDLVAEMVSSCKTKVKIPVTVKHRIGVNGKESYEDLYHFVSKIKEAGVDHCIVHARIAILEGLSPKENRTVPPLRYEDVYQLKQDFPDLPITINGGIKTHEEIKQHLTKVDGVMIGRAAYDHPFLFSDVDSLYFGSKETPKTRESVFESMIPYIRSVRENGGKVHHVLRHILGLYFGERGAREFRKYLTDRMHLVNATESILESYLTR; the protein is encoded by the coding sequence TTGCCAAGTTCAGTCCCATCGCACCGCATTTCTGTTGCTCCGATGATGGACTGGACAGACAGACATTTCCGTTTTTTTATCCGACTTATCTCCAAACACGCGTTACTTTACACAGAGATGGTGACCACGGGAGCCATCCTTCGGGGTAAAGACAACCATCGATATTTGGGTTACTCAAAAGAAGAACATCCCATTGCCTTACAGTTAGGTGGAGATTCACCGGTCGCACTTGCAGAGTGTGCTAAAATTGGGGAAGATTATGGTTATGATGAAATCAATTTAAATGTAGGTTGCCCCTCAGACAGAGTACAAAGTGGAAGTTTTGGGGCATGCCTCATGAAAGAACCAGATCTTGTCGCAGAGATGGTTTCCTCTTGTAAGACTAAAGTAAAAATTCCTGTGACCGTCAAACATAGAATTGGTGTCAATGGGAAAGAGAGTTACGAAGATTTATACCATTTTGTTTCCAAAATCAAAGAAGCGGGTGTGGACCATTGTATTGTACACGCAAGGATTGCCATCCTTGAGGGACTTTCACCAAAGGAAAACCGAACGGTTCCTCCGCTACGTTATGAAGATGTTTACCAACTGAAACAAGATTTCCCTGATTTGCCGATAACGATCAATGGGGGGATCAAAACTCATGAAGAAATAAAACAACATCTAACAAAAGTAGATGGTGTGATGATTGGACGAGCTGCCTATGATCATCCATTTTTATTTTCCGATGTGGATTCTTTGTATTTTGGATCAAAAGAAACACCAAAGACAAGAGAATCTGTATTTGAATCTATGATTCCTTATATACGATCTGTTCGTGAAAATGGCGGGAAAGTCCACCATGTGCTTCGGCATATCTTGGGTTTGTACTTTGGAGAACGAGGGGCAAGAGAATTCCGCAAGTATTTAACCGATCGTATGCATTTGGTCAATGCCACTGAGTCCATTTTAGAATCCTATCTCACGCGTTAA
- a CDS encoding DNA repair helicase XPB — translation MTKPLTVQSDKTMLLEVDNPEFEACRDLIAKFAELEKSPEYMHTYRISPLSLWNAASIKMTADEIIEGLTKFARYSVPKNVMNEVREQISRYGKVKLVKEESGELYIISNEKGFITEIANNRAVQPFVDGMEGDKIRIKKEYRGHIKQALIKIGFPVEDLAGYDEGNKYPFNLRPVTISGIKFGMRDYQRASVEAFHAGGRNEGGSGVVVLPCGAGKTIVGMGVMQIVGAETLILVTNTLSIRQWRNEILDKTDIPESDIGEYSGELKEIKPITIATYNILTHRKKKGGDFTHFHIFSANNWGLIVYDEVHLLPAPVFRMTSELQAKRRLGLTATLVREDGLEEDVFSLIGPKKYDVPWKELEAKSWIAEANCVEIRVPMEDDLRMKYSVADDREKFRLASENPEKLRAISYILKKHSTNNILVIGQYINQLEEISQTFKIPLITGKTPLPERQELYQAFRTGQIKQLVVSKVANFSIDLPDANIAIQVSGTFGSRQEEAQRLGRILRPKSQDNTAIFYSLISRDTNEERFGQNRQLFLTEQGYEYEIYTLDQFKETVPEESLTK, via the coding sequence ATGACCAAGCCACTCACCGTACAAAGTGACAAAACAATGCTTCTAGAGGTGGATAACCCAGAATTTGAAGCCTGTCGGGACCTCATTGCCAAGTTTGCAGAGCTCGAAAAAAGCCCTGAATACATGCATACTTACCGTATTTCTCCACTTTCGTTGTGGAATGCTGCTTCTATTAAAATGACAGCTGATGAAATCATTGAAGGGCTTACTAAATTTGCCCGTTATTCCGTTCCGAAAAACGTGATGAACGAAGTGAGAGAACAAATCTCTCGGTATGGAAAAGTAAAACTCGTAAAAGAAGAGTCGGGAGAGTTGTACATCATCTCGAACGAAAAAGGTTTTATCACTGAGATTGCAAACAACCGTGCCGTTCAACCATTCGTGGATGGAATGGAAGGTGATAAAATTCGAATCAAAAAAGAATACCGTGGTCACATCAAACAAGCGTTAATCAAGATTGGTTTCCCAGTAGAAGACCTAGCAGGTTATGATGAAGGGAATAAATATCCGTTTAACTTACGTCCAGTAACCATTAGTGGAATTAAATTTGGAATGCGCGACTACCAAAGAGCGTCTGTGGAAGCTTTTCATGCTGGTGGGCGTAATGAAGGAGGATCTGGGGTTGTGGTACTTCCTTGCGGTGCTGGGAAAACCATTGTGGGAATGGGTGTGATGCAAATTGTAGGAGCAGAAACACTTATCCTTGTTACGAACACTTTGTCCATCCGCCAATGGCGAAATGAAATTTTAGATAAAACTGATATCCCTGAATCAGACATTGGGGAGTATTCTGGCGAATTAAAGGAAATCAAACCGATTACCATCGCCACTTATAATATCCTCACTCATAGGAAGAAAAAAGGAGGGGACTTCACCCACTTTCATATCTTCAGTGCGAACAACTGGGGACTGATTGTATATGACGAGGTGCATTTATTACCTGCGCCTGTATTCCGTATGACATCAGAACTGCAAGCCAAACGTAGGTTAGGTTTAACTGCAACGCTTGTTCGAGAAGATGGACTGGAAGAAGACGTGTTCTCTCTCATCGGTCCGAAAAAGTATGATGTACCATGGAAAGAACTCGAAGCAAAGTCTTGGATTGCGGAAGCCAATTGTGTGGAAATTCGTGTTCCGATGGAAGATGACCTTCGTATGAAATACTCTGTTGCGGATGACCGTGAGAAGTTCCGATTGGCATCAGAAAATCCAGAAAAACTTCGTGCGATTAGTTATATTCTAAAGAAACATTCAACTAACAACATTTTGGTGATTGGACAATACATCAATCAGTTAGAAGAAATTTCCCAAACTTTCAAAATCCCTTTGATTACGGGAAAAACTCCTTTGCCTGAAAGACAAGAACTCTACCAAGCGTTCCGTACGGGTCAAATCAAACAACTTGTAGTATCAAAGGTGGCAAACTTTTCCATCGACTTACCAGATGCAAACATTGCCATTCAGGTTTCGGGAACGTTTGGATCAAGACAGGAAGAAGCACAGCGATTGGGGCGTATCCTTCGTCCGAAATCGCAAGACAACACTGCTATTTTTTACTCACTGATTTCGCGTGATACCAATGAAGAAAGGTTTGGCCAAAACAGACAACTCTTCCTCACCGAACAAGGGTATGAATACGAAATTTATACTTTGGACCAGTTCAAAGAAACAGTTCCAGAAGAATCACTCACGAAATAG